The following nucleotide sequence is from Planctomycetota bacterium.
GTAGCCCCAGCTCTTGTAGAGTGGGTGCTCCATCACGGGCATCAGCTCGACGTGCGTGAAGTCCATCCGCCGGCAGTGCTCGGCCAGCTTCGGCGCCATCTCGCGGTAGTTCAGCGACCGGAAGCCGTCCTCGGGCACCCGCCGCCACGATCCGAGGTGCAGCTCGTAGATGCTCATCGGCCTGTCGACGCCGTGCCGCTCGTGCCGCGTACGCATCCACTCGGCGTCGCCCCACTGGTGCCACAGCGGCCGGACGATCGACGCGGTCTTGGGCGGCTGCTCGTGGAAGAAGCCGAACGGATCGGTCTTCTCGATGGGCTTGTCGGTGTAGTGCGAATCGATGGCGAACTTGTACCGGTGGCCCTCGGCGGCGTGTAGCGCGACCCCGGCCCACAGCCCCGAGCTGCCCACGGGGTGCAGGCCGTCGACGCCGCGGGACCAGTGGTTCCAATCGCCCACGACCGAGACCGCCCGGGCGTTGGGCGCCCAGACCGCGAAGTGCACGCCCGGGCCGGCGGGCACGGGGTGGGCGCCGAGCTTCTGGTATAGCCGCGCGTGCGTGCCCTCGTTGAACCAGTGCTGGTCGTCGGCGGTGATCCAGGGCGCGGGTTCGTGCGGGGCGGCGATGGCGTTCCCCTCGGCGGGCATCCGCGGATCGTTGGATGGGTCGAGTCCGCGGATCTGGCTGCTGGGCTGGTTGAGCGTGGGCACGCGATCGCTCCGGCTCGAATACACGGGCTCTGCGGATGCGCCCGCGCCGCATGCGGGCCGACGACCACCCGGATCCAGCATCGGCCACGCGGGGAGCGGCGTGCAGGGGTTTTCGGGCCCGAGCCCGCTCAGGAGGCGTCGGTGGCGTCCCGCTCGGCCCGCAGTTCGGCTTCGGCCTGCAGCCAGTCCCGCACGGGGTCGCCCGGGGCGTAGGCCTGGCGACCCCGGTAGATCTCGTAGGCCCGCCGGCGGATGGCGTCCTCGCTGATGGGCCGGCCGGGTCCAACCGACTGGGACCCAGAGCCGCCCGGCTCGGTCTCGGGCCGGTCCGGCCGCTGCTTGGGACGGGCGATTTCGCCCGCCAGGCGGCCCGGCAGCCCGATCGAATCGGTGACGCCCGGGGTGCCGGCCAGCCCCGCGCTCTTGGGCTCGGCCATGCTCGATCGCGGGGCAGACCACGGCGGCGCCAGGGCACCGATGGAGCTGGAGTGCGGGCGGGCGAGCACGGACGACGAACCCTCGCGACGCGACGCCGTGAACACCGAGTAGGCGTGCTGGCGGAGGGCGGTGCTGTTCGAGCCGTTCACGGCGATGCTCCCAACGTCCCCGGGGCGTGCGAATCGGTTCGCACGGGCTGCTCGCCGCCGGCGGCTCCGCGGAGCCGCGGGCACGGGGCCGCTGCCTTGTACATCGTCCGGCGTCGGCCGCGCAACCACACCAACGGCTATGAAGTTCTATCCGTTCGGACGCCCGGAGCAATCCCGAACATCTTGCGCACGGGCGTCACCGGCGTCTCGGCGGCCCGCCGGGCACACGATCCGCCGCCGAGCGACCGATACTGCCCTTGCGGCGGCCGCGGGACGCGAAGGATCCATGTCGATACGACCCACACGAGACGAGGAACCCGTGGCACGCTGGGATGTCGAGGATGAGCCCGCGGTTGGCACGCCGGTGCGAGGCCGGCCGGGCGTGCTGCTGGTGGAGCTCGGCTGGGAGGTGTGCAACCCCATCGGGGGCATCT
It contains:
- a CDS encoding DUF2934 domain-containing protein, producing MNGSNSTALRQHAYSVFTASRREGSSSVLARPHSSSIGALAPPWSAPRSSMAEPKSAGLAGTPGVTDSIGLPGRLAGEIARPKQRPDRPETEPGGSGSQSVGPGRPISEDAIRRRAYEIYRGRQAYAPGDPVRDWLQAEAELRAERDATDAS